In a genomic window of Penaeus vannamei isolate JL-2024 chromosome 10, ASM4276789v1, whole genome shotgun sequence:
- the LOC138863074 gene encoding uncharacterized protein codes for MVIRNIDPPKICNGTRLIVTNLKKNIIVGNILEGVCDVEQVIIPRITFISTDTPIHFKRKQFPVNLNFAIINKSQGLTFNRCGLLLDIADCFSHEQFTKFTNDKLGFSDYLYWNY; via the coding sequence ATGGTCATTCGTAACATAGATCCTCCTAAGATCTGTAACGGCACTAGATTGATCGTTACGAAcctaaagaaaaatattattgtGGGGAATATCTTAGAAGGTGTATGTGACGTCGAGCAAGTGATCATACCAAGAATCACATTCATATCAACAGATACACCAATACACTTCAAAAGAAAGCAATTTCCAGTTAACCTGAACTTTGCAATTATAAACAAGTCACAGGGGCTGACGTTCAATAGATGTGGATTGTTGTTAGATATTGCAGACTGCTTCTCTCATGAACAGTTCACCAAGTTCACCAATGACAAACTAGGATTCTCTGATTATCTATACTGGAACTACTGA